A single genomic interval of Saccharothrix saharensis harbors:
- a CDS encoding helix-turn-helix transcriptional regulator: MSRIPVAVYAEDPVLKAGITHQLRPRPEVEVVRPDEGREATVSLVVVDRVDDETTRLLRRLRRSSATRIGLVVGRFDQDALQTTIDCGVTAVLRRAEADQDRLVGTVSALAKGEAVLPGDLLGTLLDHVGRLQRSVLDPNGPSLSTLTAREVDMLRLVSEGFDTAEIAARTSFSERTVKNVLHEVTTRLQLRNRAHAVGHAMRHGLI; this comes from the coding sequence ATGAGCAGGATTCCGGTGGCCGTGTACGCCGAGGACCCCGTGCTGAAGGCCGGGATCACGCACCAGCTCCGACCGCGCCCCGAGGTGGAGGTCGTGCGGCCGGACGAAGGGCGTGAGGCCACCGTGTCGCTCGTCGTGGTGGACCGCGTCGACGACGAGACGACGCGGTTGCTGCGCCGGCTGCGGCGGTCGTCGGCCACGCGCATCGGCCTGGTGGTGGGCCGCTTCGACCAGGACGCCCTCCAGACGACGATCGACTGCGGCGTCACGGCCGTGCTCCGGCGGGCCGAGGCCGACCAGGACCGGTTGGTGGGCACGGTGTCCGCGCTGGCGAAGGGCGAAGCGGTGCTGCCCGGCGACCTGCTCGGCACGTTGCTCGACCACGTGGGCCGGTTGCAGCGCAGCGTGCTCGACCCGAACGGCCCGTCGCTGTCCACGCTCACCGCGCGGGAGGTGGACATGCTGCGCCTGGTGTCGGAAGGCTTCGACACCGCCGAGATCGCCGCCAGGACGTCGTTCTCCGAGCGGACGGTGAAGAACGTCCTGCACGAGGTCACCACCAGGCTGCAACTGCGCAACCGCGCGCACGCCGTCGGCCACGCCATGCGGCACGGCCTGATCTGA